A stretch of the Bacillus sp. B-jedd genome encodes the following:
- a CDS encoding pyridoxamine 5'-phosphate oxidase family protein: MANQVEPRLTQALVDELQKERFVTLATIDHETGGPNVNAISWVFAKDGSTIYIAIDNRSRLVQNMKKKSDVVITVIANETTYSISGNADIKQERLEGVPLKLALVEVKIKEVRDVMFYGSKITQEPQYDKTYDKDAAARLDTQVMEAFKKA; the protein is encoded by the coding sequence ATGGCGAATCAAGTTGAACCAAGACTCACACAAGCGTTAGTTGACGAATTACAAAAAGAGAGGTTTGTCACGTTGGCGACCATTGACCACGAGACTGGCGGCCCAAATGTAAACGCCATTTCGTGGGTTTTTGCTAAAGACGGAAGCACAATTTATATTGCGATCGACAATCGTTCGAGGCTGGTCCAAAATATGAAAAAGAAGAGCGATGTAGTTATTACGGTCATTGCCAATGAAACTACATATTCGATCAGCGGCAATGCTGACATTAAGCAAGAACGGCTCGAAGGAGTGCCGCTTAAGCTGGCTCTCGTCGAAGTAAAGATAAAAGAAGTACGCGATGTTATGTTTTATGGCTCTAAAATCACCCAGGAGCCACAGTATGATAAAACGTATGATAAAGATGCAGCTGCACGGCTCGATACCCAGGTCATGGAAGCTTTCAAAAAAGCCTAA
- a CDS encoding cytochrome (ubi)quinol oxidase subunit III, giving the protein MQAEEKMTFESWPALPEKATLEGKNKFLGFWLFLGGETVLFASLFATYLALKDKVPDNTHALAKDLYDLPLTFVATMLLLTSSLTSVYAIYQMKNFAFKKMMLWLGVTVALGLGFLGLEIYEFNHYVTEYKHTFTSSAFGSAFYTLVGFHGAHVIFGLVWIITLMVRNAKRGLSLYNAPKFYIASLYWHFIDVVWVFIFTVVYLMGMVG; this is encoded by the coding sequence ATGCAAGCTGAAGAAAAAATGACGTTTGAATCATGGCCTGCCCTGCCTGAAAAAGCGACTCTGGAAGGCAAGAACAAGTTCTTGGGATTTTGGCTATTCCTTGGCGGGGAAACGGTTTTGTTTGCCTCCCTGTTCGCAACCTATCTTGCATTAAAGGATAAAGTTCCTGATAATACACACGCGCTGGCAAAGGATCTTTATGATCTTCCGCTGACGTTTGTAGCGACCATGCTTCTTTTAACAAGTTCGCTGACAAGTGTATACGCCATTTACCAGATGAAAAACTTTGCTTTCAAAAAAATGATGCTTTGGCTTGGCGTGACCGTGGCACTTGGCCTCGGCTTCCTAGGCCTTGAAATTTACGAATTCAACCACTATGTCACAGAATATAAACATACGTTTACGAGTTCTGCCTTTGGGTCGGCATTCTATACTTTGGTAGGATTCCACGGTGCCCACGTTATTTTCGGGCTCGTTTGGATCATCACATTGATGGTCCGCAATGCTAAGCGCGGCCTCAGCTTGTACAATGCGCCGAAGTTCTACATTGCCAGCCTTTACTGGCACTTTATCGACGTAGTGTGGGTCTTCATTTTCACAGTAGTTTATTTAATGGGAATGGTGGGATAA
- the cyoE gene encoding heme o synthase, with protein MSNPKSVNESIGAIHLDETTAWKDFLALIKIGIVNSNLITTFTGLWLALHFSGLKFLDNLDLVFFTIAGSSLIIAGSCSINNYYDRDIDPYMERTKSRPTVNGKVQPSLALWLGLALIAVGTLFLFMTTITAAVIGIIGVFSYVVLYTMWSKRQYVSNTIVGSVSGAVPPLIGWAAIDANLDPIAWALFALMFIWQPPHFYALAMRRVEEYRAAGIPMLPVVKGLDRTKLSIILWVAALLPIPYFLKSLGIPFLILATILNVGWLALGIYGYRNKDDMRWAKRMFVYSLQYMTIIFVSMVIFSII; from the coding sequence ATGTCCAATCCGAAGTCGGTTAATGAGAGCATCGGAGCAATCCATTTAGATGAGACAACAGCATGGAAGGATTTTCTGGCATTAATAAAAATTGGAATAGTAAACTCGAATCTGATTACTACTTTCACAGGTTTATGGCTGGCCTTGCATTTCTCCGGCCTTAAGTTCCTGGATAATCTGGATCTTGTTTTCTTTACGATAGCTGGTTCATCGCTCATCATTGCCGGATCATGCAGTATCAATAATTATTATGACCGGGATATTGATCCTTATATGGAAAGAACAAAAAGCAGGCCGACTGTAAACGGGAAAGTGCAGCCATCGCTCGCATTGTGGCTTGGATTAGCCTTGATTGCGGTGGGAACCCTGTTTTTATTCATGACAACGATTACAGCGGCAGTGATTGGCATCATTGGCGTATTCAGCTATGTAGTCCTCTATACAATGTGGTCCAAAAGGCAATATGTTTCAAATACGATTGTGGGCAGTGTCTCTGGAGCGGTTCCGCCGCTCATTGGCTGGGCTGCGATTGATGCGAATCTCGATCCGATCGCATGGGCTCTGTTTGCCTTGATGTTTATCTGGCAGCCCCCTCATTTTTATGCCCTTGCCATGCGCAGGGTGGAGGAATACAGGGCAGCGGGCATACCAATGCTGCCGGTTGTAAAGGGCTTGGATAGAACGAAGCTTTCCATTATACTGTGGGTTGCCGCGTTGCTACCCATACCATATTTCTTGAAATCACTTGGGATCCCATTCCTGATACTGGCTACCATCTTGAACGTAGGATGGCTGGCATTAGGAATTTATGGATATAGAAACAAAGATGATATGCGATGGGCAAAAAGGATGTTTGTTTATTCTTTGCAGTACATGACAATTATTTTTGTTTCAATGGTCATTTTTTCAATCATCTAA
- a CDS encoding YlaN family protein produces the protein MASEMIVNHQEKAYALLKADADKILKLIKVQMDNLTMPQCPLYEEVLDTQMFGLSREIDFACRLGLIDERDGKAILETLERELSALHEASMRK, from the coding sequence TTGGCGTCCGAAATGATCGTGAACCACCAGGAAAAAGCATATGCCCTTTTAAAGGCTGACGCTGATAAAATTTTGAAACTCATAAAAGTCCAAATGGATAACTTAACGATGCCCCAATGTCCTCTTTATGAAGAGGTATTGGACACGCAAATGTTCGGCTTATCCAGGGAAATAGATTTCGCCTGCAGGCTCGGGCTTATAGATGAAAGGGATGGCAAGGCCATACTTGAAACGCTGGAAAGGGAACTTTCCGCCCTGCATGAGGCGTCAATGAGGAAATAA
- a CDS encoding FtsW/RodA/SpoVE family cell cycle protein has product MLKKIVKSYDFSLIAVIIVLSIFGLVMVYSASMAFAVQRYHVSPDHFFQKQKLFLIGAAGIFAFFAVFPYKIMKSTKLLAPMVILSLLGLGGILVFGKVAGNAQSWYEIAGVSIQPSEFAKLSVIIYLSAVYAKKQSYINEFNRGVVPPLIYLILISGLIILQPDYGTAGIIILIAGFIVLSSGMNWKNIFKLIAIGGVICLVFGLALSDKILSVKRMERITVLSDPFQNIQEEGFHLSNSLMAIGSGGVTGLGLGKGVQKLGYLPESHTDFIIAVVAEELGLLGVAFVVICLGFIVLKGIHIGLKCKDPFGSLLALGISSMIGIQSFINLGGVSGVIPLTGVPLPFVSYGGSSIIQLAIAAGILVNVSMFANYEKNYKTKKAETPPPEIIREPIHARR; this is encoded by the coding sequence ATGCTCAAAAAAATTGTAAAATCATATGACTTCTCATTAATCGCAGTAATCATTGTTTTGTCCATTTTTGGGCTTGTCATGGTTTATAGTGCCAGTATGGCTTTCGCGGTTCAAAGGTATCATGTCTCGCCAGACCACTTTTTTCAAAAACAGAAATTGTTTTTAATCGGTGCTGCCGGAATCTTTGCTTTTTTTGCCGTTTTTCCCTATAAAATTATGAAGAGTACCAAATTGCTTGCCCCGATGGTCATTCTATCCCTCCTGGGATTAGGGGGCATCCTTGTTTTCGGTAAAGTCGCCGGCAACGCGCAAAGCTGGTATGAAATTGCCGGGGTAAGCATCCAGCCATCCGAGTTTGCAAAACTTTCGGTCATTATTTATCTGTCTGCGGTCTACGCCAAAAAACAGAGTTATATCAATGAGTTTAATCGCGGTGTCGTTCCGCCGCTTATCTATCTTATTTTAATAAGCGGCCTGATTATCCTGCAGCCCGACTACGGAACGGCAGGAATTATCATTCTGATCGCCGGTTTTATTGTCCTGTCATCGGGGATGAACTGGAAGAACATCTTCAAGTTAATTGCGATTGGGGGAGTCATCTGTTTAGTCTTTGGATTGGCCCTTTCTGATAAAATCCTTTCGGTTAAAAGGATGGAAAGAATAACGGTGCTGTCTGACCCGTTTCAAAACATTCAAGAAGAGGGATTCCATTTATCAAATTCCCTTATGGCCATAGGCTCTGGTGGCGTAACAGGACTTGGCCTTGGAAAGGGCGTCCAAAAATTAGGATACCTGCCGGAATCCCATACAGACTTTATCATCGCGGTCGTTGCTGAGGAGCTTGGTCTGCTGGGGGTTGCTTTTGTAGTAATTTGTCTCGGCTTCATCGTTCTAAAAGGAATCCATATCGGATTGAAGTGCAAAGATCCGTTTGGGAGCCTCCTGGCCCTTGGGATATCGAGTATGATTGGGATTCAATCTTTTATTAACCTAGGAGGGGTTTCAGGGGTTATTCCCTTAACAGGAGTGCCGCTCCCCTTTGTAAGCTATGGAGGATCCTCGATCATACAACTGGCTATTGCAGCCGGCATATTGGTGAATGTCTCGATGTTCGCCAACTATGAGAAGAATTATAAAACGAAAAAGGCTGAAACCCCGCCTCCCGAAATCATCAGGGAACCAATCCATGCCAGGAGGTAG
- a CDS encoding PhoH family protein, whose amino-acid sequence MSKIYVLDTNVLLQDPYSVFSFEDNEVVIPAVVLEEVDSKKRYMDEIGRNARHVSRLIDGFRSIGKLHERIPLENGGILRIEINHRSFHELQEIFTEKTNDNRILAVAKNLYLEEQAKEDGRQVILVSKDALVRVKADAIGLIAEDFLNDRVVEADHLYDGFLEVLLPKEALDKFYAKGELQLSTLPNYAYYPNQFLILKDVLGSSASALGHIDSSRKKVKKLILKPEHAWGIHPRNVQQTMAIELLLRKDLHLVTLSGKAGTGKTLLALAAGLMQTEDLKQYKKLLVARPIVPLGKDLGFLPGEKQEKLRPWMQPIYDNLEFLFNTKKPGELDAILAGMGSIEVEGLTYIRGRSLPDQFIIIDEAQNLTKHEVKTILTRVGEGSKIVLMGDPEQIDHPYLDAYNNGLTYVAEKFKDQSLSGHVKLIKGERSGLARLAAELL is encoded by the coding sequence TTGAGTAAAATATATGTATTGGACACAAATGTATTATTGCAGGACCCTTATTCGGTTTTTTCTTTTGAAGACAATGAAGTTGTCATCCCTGCTGTAGTACTTGAAGAAGTTGACTCGAAAAAAAGATATATGGATGAAATAGGCCGGAACGCCAGGCATGTATCCAGGCTCATCGATGGATTCAGATCCATTGGTAAGCTCCATGAACGAATTCCGCTGGAGAATGGCGGAATACTCAGGATTGAAATTAATCATCGGTCATTTCATGAGCTGCAGGAAATTTTCACGGAAAAGACCAATGATAATCGTATATTGGCTGTAGCGAAAAACTTGTATTTGGAAGAACAGGCCAAGGAGGACGGGAGGCAGGTCATTCTCGTCAGCAAGGATGCGCTTGTCAGGGTAAAAGCAGATGCGATAGGGCTGATTGCAGAGGACTTCCTAAATGACAGAGTCGTTGAGGCCGATCATTTATATGATGGTTTCCTGGAAGTACTTTTGCCAAAGGAAGCATTAGACAAATTTTATGCAAAAGGGGAGCTTCAGCTTTCCACGCTCCCAAACTATGCTTACTATCCCAATCAGTTCCTCATCTTAAAAGATGTGCTCGGAAGTTCAGCGTCCGCGCTTGGCCATATTGATTCGTCAAGAAAAAAAGTAAAGAAGTTAATTCTGAAGCCGGAGCATGCTTGGGGTATCCATCCGCGGAATGTCCAGCAAACAATGGCGATTGAACTGCTGCTGCGTAAGGATCTCCACCTGGTGACCTTATCCGGCAAGGCTGGTACGGGGAAAACGCTGCTCGCGCTTGCAGCAGGTTTAATGCAAACCGAAGACCTAAAACAGTACAAGAAGCTTTTGGTGGCTAGGCCGATTGTTCCGCTAGGCAAGGATCTCGGATTTTTGCCGGGGGAGAAACAAGAAAAGCTAAGGCCTTGGATGCAGCCCATCTATGATAATCTTGAGTTCCTGTTCAACACGAAAAAGCCTGGAGAGCTGGATGCGATATTGGCGGGAATGGGATCCATTGAGGTGGAAGGCCTCACTTATATCAGGGGAAGAAGCCTGCCTGATCAATTTATTATCATTGACGAGGCTCAAAATCTAACGAAACATGAGGTAAAGACCATCCTTACGAGGGTGGGGGAGGGAAGCAAAATAGTCCTGATGGGGGATCCCGAACAAATTGATCATCCATATCTGGATGCTTATAATAACGGTCTGACTTACGTGGCGGAAAAGTTCAAGGATCAGTCATTATCGGGCCATGTTAAGCTGATTAAAGGGGAGCGGTCCGGGCTTGCCAGGCTGGCGGCTGAACTGCTCTGA
- a CDS encoding COX15/CtaA family protein, whose translation MRRSLKWFAVATTIGMVFILLGGALVTKTDSGMGCGRSWPLCNGQLIPGDITPELVIELAHRVVSGAVGFMVLILSIWAWKAIGHIRETKFLAALSFAFLLLQGLIGAAAVVWGQSDFVLALHFGISLISFASVFLLTLLIFEIDKKFDAENLVIDHKMRSHIVGITIYSYLVIYTGALVRHMNASLVCPDWPLCSNSAFSLPDNIYEWVQMGHRAAAGIIFLWVAYLTWLAVKEYRHEKVLFWGWIISMVLVTLQVIAGALVIFTRLNLYIALSHAFFITCLFGMFSYFLLLVYRSRGKSVMPGKSSSLGSGL comes from the coding sequence TTGCGTCGCTCTTTGAAGTGGTTTGCAGTTGCAACAACAATCGGCATGGTGTTCATTTTGCTTGGTGGCGCCCTTGTTACAAAAACGGATTCTGGAATGGGTTGCGGACGGTCTTGGCCGCTTTGCAATGGACAATTGATCCCAGGTGACATTACACCTGAACTGGTCATTGAACTGGCCCACAGGGTAGTGTCCGGTGCGGTTGGTTTTATGGTGCTGATTCTATCCATTTGGGCCTGGAAAGCAATTGGGCATATAAGGGAGACTAAATTCCTCGCCGCTCTGTCCTTCGCGTTTTTGCTTTTACAGGGATTGATCGGTGCTGCAGCGGTTGTCTGGGGACAATCTGACTTTGTATTGGCGCTCCATTTCGGTATATCGCTCATTTCGTTTGCATCCGTGTTCTTATTGACGCTCCTTATTTTTGAGATCGATAAAAAATTCGATGCCGAAAACCTGGTCATCGACCATAAAATGAGATCCCATATCGTCGGAATTACCATTTACAGTTACCTTGTCATTTATACCGGGGCCCTGGTCAGACATATGAATGCTAGCCTCGTCTGTCCTGATTGGCCACTTTGTTCCAATTCGGCATTCAGCCTGCCGGATAATATTTACGAATGGGTACAAATGGGACACAGGGCCGCGGCCGGTATTATCTTTCTATGGGTTGCCTACTTGACCTGGCTTGCCGTGAAGGAATATAGACATGAAAAAGTACTTTTCTGGGGCTGGATCATCTCGATGGTGCTGGTAACACTGCAGGTAATCGCCGGAGCGCTTGTAATCTTTACGAGGTTAAATTTATACATTGCGCTGTCTCATGCTTTTTTCATTACATGCCTATTTGGCATGTTCAGCTATTTCCTTCTTCTCGTCTATCGAAGCAGGGGAAAATCTGTAATGCCGGGCAAGTCTTCATCACTCGGCAGTGGCTTGTAA
- the ctaD gene encoding cytochrome c oxidase subunit I — MSTYAQKRGFGAVLWDYLTTVDHKKIAILYLIAGGFFFIVGGLEAMFIRIQLIKPDNDFVSAGAFNELLTMHGTTMIFLAAMPLLFGFMNAVMPLQIGARDVAFPFINALGFWLFFFGGLFLNLSWFFDGAPDAGWTSYASLATQSKGHGIDFYVLGLQISGFGTLMGGINFLVTIINMRAPGMTYMRLPLFTWTTFVASALILFAFPPLTVGLTLMMFDRMFGANFFDVSMGGNTVIWEHLFWIFGHPEVYILILPAFGIFSEIFSIFSRKRLFGYSSMVFATVLIGFLGFMVWAHHMFTTGLGPIANAIFAVATMAIAVPTGIKIFNWLFTMWGGSIKFTTPMYWAVAFIPSFIMGGVTGIMLASAAQDYQYHDTYFVVAHFHYVIVGGVVFGLIAGTHLYWPKMFGTMLSETLGKITFWLFFTGFHLTFFIQHFLGLMGMPRRIFKFLPGQGLETGNLISSIGAFMMAAGVIVLLANIVITSVKNERVGNDPWGDGRTLEWAIPSPPPFYNFKQLPLVRGLDALWLEKMEGKKGMMPAEPLGDIHMPNNSFVPVVISFGFFVAAFGAMYHMDHKWTLSILILGLAISFGAMIYRSVKDDHGYHIHKEDLIDEVDKGVKA, encoded by the coding sequence GTGAGTACCTACGCACAAAAAAGGGGATTCGGAGCAGTTTTATGGGACTATTTGACAACTGTTGACCATAAGAAAATCGCTATCTTATATTTAATCGCCGGTGGGTTTTTCTTCATCGTCGGCGGCCTTGAAGCGATGTTTATCCGTATCCAGCTAATCAAGCCCGATAACGACTTTGTCTCGGCGGGTGCTTTTAACGAATTATTGACAATGCATGGAACGACAATGATATTCCTTGCGGCAATGCCATTATTATTTGGTTTTATGAACGCGGTAATGCCTCTGCAAATTGGCGCCCGTGATGTAGCATTTCCTTTTATAAACGCGCTTGGATTTTGGCTTTTCTTCTTCGGGGGACTTTTCCTGAACCTTTCCTGGTTCTTTGATGGCGCACCTGATGCTGGATGGACTTCTTATGCATCACTCGCTACACAAAGCAAAGGACACGGAATTGATTTCTATGTACTCGGGTTGCAGATATCCGGTTTCGGTACATTAATGGGAGGTATTAACTTCCTGGTCACAATCATTAACATGCGGGCTCCTGGGATGACTTATATGAGGCTTCCGCTCTTTACATGGACCACTTTTGTTGCATCAGCACTGATTCTTTTTGCATTTCCTCCACTTACTGTCGGGTTGACATTGATGATGTTCGACCGGATGTTCGGGGCCAACTTCTTTGATGTTAGCATGGGAGGCAACACAGTCATTTGGGAGCATTTATTCTGGATCTTCGGACACCCTGAAGTTTATATCCTGATCCTTCCGGCATTCGGAATTTTCTCGGAGATTTTCAGTATTTTCTCCAGAAAGCGCCTGTTTGGTTATTCATCGATGGTTTTCGCGACTGTCCTGATTGGATTCCTAGGGTTCATGGTTTGGGCCCACCATATGTTTACGACGGGTCTTGGTCCGATTGCCAACGCAATCTTCGCGGTTGCTACGATGGCCATCGCCGTACCGACCGGAATCAAGATCTTCAACTGGCTGTTCACGATGTGGGGAGGAAGCATCAAGTTCACAACCCCGATGTATTGGGCCGTTGCCTTTATCCCATCGTTCATTATGGGTGGAGTAACAGGTATCATGCTTGCTTCCGCTGCACAGGACTACCAGTATCATGATACTTATTTCGTTGTCGCTCACTTCCACTATGTTATCGTCGGTGGGGTAGTGTTTGGCTTAATCGCCGGAACACATCTATACTGGCCTAAAATGTTTGGAACAATGCTGAGCGAGACACTCGGCAAAATTACATTCTGGTTGTTCTTTACAGGCTTCCATTTGACATTCTTCATCCAGCACTTCCTAGGGCTGATGGGAATGCCGCGCCGTATTTTCAAATTCTTGCCTGGACAGGGACTTGAAACAGGAAACTTGATCAGTTCAATTGGAGCCTTCATGATGGCGGCAGGGGTTATTGTCCTGTTGGCTAATATTGTCATCACCTCTGTCAAGAATGAAAGAGTTGGGAACGACCCATGGGGAGACGGAAGGACACTTGAATGGGCCATTCCATCGCCGCCTCCGTTCTATAACTTTAAGCAGCTGCCACTCGTTCGCGGGCTTGACGCTTTATGGCTTGAAAAGATGGAAGGTAAAAAAGGCATGATGCCTGCTGAACCTCTTGGTGACATTCATATGCCAAACAATTCATTTGTTCCGGTTGTCATTTCTTTCGGGTTCTTCGTTGCTGCATTTGGAGCAATGTACCATATGGACCATAAATGGACACTATCAATATTAATACTTGGACTGGCGATTTCCTTTGGAGCAATGATATACCGTTCCGTTAAGGACGACCATGGATACCATATCCATAAAGAGGACCTGATTGATGAAGTTGATAAGGGGGTTAAGGCATAA
- a CDS encoding YhcN/YlaJ family sporulation lipoprotein: protein MKKLIFLLGLLLLLSACGTAGDGKQEINNHLVKVKNTEIQGVDRKTGERTARHLEQLASSVPDVHGAKAIVLGKFAIVGIDIDADIERSEAGVIKYSVAEALKDDPYGARAIVVADPDMNARLSEISADIRNGKPLQGILYELADITGRIIPETPGKLIQPNPRNSTEDPKKQLPANDRQKLEQKQEKESSDKK from the coding sequence GTGAAAAAATTAATTTTCTTATTGGGTTTACTGCTTTTGCTTTCAGCATGCGGTACTGCTGGCGATGGAAAGCAGGAAATCAATAATCACTTGGTTAAAGTCAAAAATACAGAAATTCAGGGGGTCGACCGAAAGACAGGGGAAAGGACAGCTCGGCATTTAGAACAGCTTGCTTCCTCAGTGCCGGATGTACATGGCGCGAAAGCAATTGTGTTGGGAAAATTTGCAATTGTCGGGATAGATATAGATGCTGATATCGAAAGATCAGAGGCTGGCGTCATTAAATACTCTGTCGCTGAGGCATTGAAAGATGATCCTTACGGGGCAAGGGCTATAGTGGTGGCAGATCCTGATATGAACGCCCGGCTATCAGAAATTTCAGCCGATATCCGCAACGGCAAGCCGCTCCAGGGCATTTTGTATGAACTTGCCGATATAACAGGAAGGATCATTCCTGAAACACCAGGAAAATTAATCCAACCAAATCCTCGCAACTCAACCGAAGACCCTAAGAAACAACTTCCGGCCAACGACCGGCAAAAGCTAGAGCAAAAGCAGGAGAAAGAATCGTCAGATAAAAAGTGA
- a CDS encoding YlaI family protein gives MRVKCVLCDKIETIPDDSPDAKRLRNRPIHTYMCIPCHDRISTRTSERLASGKFRLYRTKKEQDDF, from the coding sequence TTGAGAGTAAAATGTGTGCTATGCGATAAAATTGAAACGATTCCAGATGACTCTCCCGATGCAAAACGCCTTCGCAACCGGCCGATCCATACATATATGTGCATCCCCTGCCACGACAGGATTAGCACGAGGACCAGCGAACGGCTGGCAAGCGGAAAATTCCGGCTGTACCGGACAAAAAAAGAACAAGATGATTTTTAA
- the ctaF gene encoding cytochrome c oxidase subunit IVB yields the protein MANQNLNSGNPKVNLAYRQRKSKEEMRYQIISFSIMLFLTFIAFGAVGVGFSAWFTVPLIVLLAVVQVIFQLYYFMHMSHKGHEAPSLFLYTGLLIGLITVLAFVTIIWW from the coding sequence ATGGCGAATCAAAATTTGAACTCAGGGAACCCAAAAGTGAATCTGGCATATAGGCAGCGCAAAAGCAAGGAGGAAATGCGATATCAAATTATCTCTTTCTCGATCATGCTTTTCCTTACCTTTATTGCCTTTGGAGCTGTAGGTGTAGGTTTTTCCGCCTGGTTCACGGTTCCGTTAATCGTCCTGCTTGCTGTAGTGCAGGTCATTTTCCAACTATACTATTTCATGCACATGAGCCATAAAGGCCATGAAGCCCCATCTCTGTTTCTCTATACGGGTTTATTAATCGGGCTTATTACAGTCCTGGCTTTTGTGACAATCATTTGGTGGTAA
- the coxB gene encoding cytochrome c oxidase subunit II gives MKRLAKWRLMSLLTALALILSGCGEPYLSALRPAGEVAEKQYWLMKLSTGIMVFVILVVTVIFIIVLLRFRRKSDNEIPKQVEGNHMMEIIWTTIPIFLLLILAVPTVTATFDLADVSPMDKKNKDGSRDALVVNVRASLYWWEFEYPDQKIVTSQELVVPTDEKVYFNLKGADVKHSFWIPPAGGKMDTNTDTLNRMWLVFDSKKAEEAGNVFYGKCAELCGPSHALMDFKVKPVSRDEFNKWVKDMQGVKEPAKAETADAQAGQETFNNSCISCHAVTPENSTPEAARVGPNLTNFGERDYVAGILKNDDKNVKNWIKEPDKYKPGTKMPGFSHLSEEELDQVAAYLKGLKIQE, from the coding sequence ATGAAAAGGCTTGCGAAATGGCGCCTCATGTCTTTGCTGACAGCCCTGGCGCTCATACTCTCCGGTTGCGGAGAGCCATATCTTTCGGCGCTCCGCCCAGCAGGGGAAGTTGCTGAAAAGCAATACTGGCTGATGAAACTCAGCACTGGAATTATGGTATTTGTCATTCTTGTTGTAACTGTTATCTTCATCATTGTACTTCTAAGGTTCCGCCGCAAATCGGATAATGAAATTCCGAAACAGGTCGAAGGAAACCACATGATGGAAATCATCTGGACGACCATACCAATCTTCCTGCTATTGATTTTAGCAGTACCGACCGTCACGGCAACATTCGACCTTGCGGATGTATCGCCAATGGATAAGAAGAATAAGGATGGCAGCCGGGATGCCCTTGTTGTAAACGTCCGCGCCAGCTTGTATTGGTGGGAATTTGAATATCCGGATCAAAAGATCGTAACCAGCCAGGAACTTGTTGTCCCTACGGATGAAAAAGTTTATTTCAACCTTAAGGGGGCTGATGTTAAGCACTCCTTCTGGATTCCACCAGCCGGCGGGAAAATGGATACGAATACGGATACGTTGAACAGAATGTGGCTCGTTTTCGACAGCAAGAAAGCTGAAGAAGCCGGAAACGTATTTTATGGGAAATGCGCCGAGTTATGCGGTCCCTCACACGCCCTAATGGATTTCAAAGTAAAACCTGTATCAAGGGATGAATTCAACAAATGGGTGAAGGATATGCAAGGCGTGAAAGAGCCGGCAAAAGCAGAAACAGCTGATGCCCAGGCAGGGCAGGAAACGTTTAATAACAGCTGTATAAGCTGCCATGCTGTCACACCTGAAAACTCTACTCCAGAAGCGGCAAGAGTCGGCCCGAACTTGACGAACTTTGGAGAACGCGATTATGTTGCAGGTATTTTGAAAAATGACGATAAGAATGTGAAAAACTGGATTAAAGAACCTGATAAGTATAAACCCGGAACAAAAATGCCAGGATTTAGCCATCTTTCTGAAGAGGAGCTTGACCAGGTGGCCGCTTATTTGAAGGGATTAAAGATCCAGGAATAA